In Halolamina litorea, the genomic window GGCATGCCGCAGTGGGCAAAGGAGATCCAGCGCCCCTTCTCGAAGACGATCACCTCGCGGTCGGGCGCCTCGCGCTTGCATTTGCTGGCCGCGCTCAGCCCCGCGGCGTCACCACCGACGACGACGAACGGATCGGACATACGCTCGCCATCGGCGCCCGGCCACGTAACTCCCCCAGTGAGCCCGTGGTAACTGGCGTTTGATTACCCGGGCGCCCCTACCGACGGGCATGGACGAGTTCGACTTCCTGGTCATCGGCTCCGGGTCGGGCCTCGACGTGGCCAACGTCGCCGTGAACCGGGGTGAGTCCGTCGCCGTCGTCGAGAAGGGACCGCTCGGCGGGACCTGCCTCAACCGCGGCTGTATCCCCTCGAAACAGTTGCTCTACCACGCCGACGTCTACGAGACGGTCGAGCGCGCCGGGGAGTTCCACATCGACGCCGAGGTCGGAGGGGTGGAGTTCGCAGAGATAGTCAGCGAGGTCAACGCCGACGTGTCCGAGTCGGCCGAGTCGATCCGGCGGGGGCTCCGCGCTTCGCACCAGCACCGCCTCTACGAGGGTGAGGGGCGGTTCGTCGACGACCACACCGTCGAGATCCACGGCGGCGCGGACGACGGCGCCCGGGCCCGCGCGGAGACGGTACTGATCGCCGCGGGCACCCGGCCGGCGGTTCCACCCATCGACGGCATCGAGGACGTTGACTTCCTCACGAGCACCGACGCGCTCCAGTTGGCGGACCCGCCGGATCGGCTGGTGATCGTCGGCGGCGGCTACATCGCCGCCGAACTCGGCCACTTCTTCGGTACGTTCGGCAGCGACGTGACCATCATCGGCCGGCGGCCGAACCTCCTCCCAGAGGCTGACGAGGAGGTCGCCGCGGCGTTCACCGAGACCTACGGCGAGCGGTTCGCGGTCCAGACGGGCTATGCGGCCACCGAGGTTACGGCGGAGAACGGCGAGGTCACTGTCGAGGCACTCCCCTACAGCTACGGCGACGACGGCGGCGACGGAGCCGGGATCATCGAGGGCGGGGAGGCACTCAGCGTCACGGCCGACGAACTCCTCCTCGCCGCCGGTAGGGTCCCCAACACCGACACGCTCGACCTGGAGAACACCGGCGTCGAAACCGACGAGGCGGGGTTCGTCGAGACCGACGAGTACCTCCGGACCGACGCCGAGGGCGTCTGGGCGCTCGGCGACATCGTCGGCGAGTACCTGTTGAAACACAGCGC contains:
- a CDS encoding dihydrolipoyl dehydrogenase, whose protein sequence is MDEFDFLVIGSGSGLDVANVAVNRGESVAVVEKGPLGGTCLNRGCIPSKQLLYHADVYETVERAGEFHIDAEVGGVEFAEIVSEVNADVSESAESIRRGLRASHQHRLYEGEGRFVDDHTVEIHGGADDGARARAETVLIAAGTRPAVPPIDGIEDVDFLTSTDALQLADPPDRLVIVGGGYIAAELGHFFGTFGSDVTIIGRRPNLLPEADEEVAAAFTETYGERFAVQTGYAATEVTAENGEVTVEALPYSYGDDGGDGAGIIEGGEALSVTADELLLAAGRVPNTDTLDLENTGVETDEAGFVETDEYLRTDAEGVWALGDIVGEYLLKHSANHEARAVMRNMFGEEPEPVDYSAMPFAVFGSPEVAGVGATEEELRAEGADYATNTYRYDDTARGKAMHADGFVKVIVDLEGEILGCHIVGPDASTLIQEVVTAMTAGSGTVRDIRESIHVHPALPEVVQRAFSGQFSRGGDGGHEHHHH